The Hymenobacter swuensis DY53 genome includes the window TCGAGGCGGTAGCTGGTGCCTACCGTGAGGAGCTGTTTTTGCAGAGGCGTGGGCAGCAGCCGGATGGGCGCGTAGTCGCCCTGACCCTGGCCCGCAAACTCGTACACCCGGCCGTTGGCGTTGCCGTACTGCGTACTGATGCGGTAACTGCCCTGGCCGGCGCCCACATTGGTAAAGCGCACCGTGTAGGCTCCCTGCAGCGTGTCGCGCAACGGAAACACGAATACCGGCACGGGCTGGCCCGTTACGGGGTCGGGCAGCACCACGCGGCTGTACTGCAGCTGGTCACGTTTGTACTCCACGGAATCGGCCCCGGGCAGCAGGGCCAGGCTCTCGTTGCCGCGCAGGCGGCGCAGGCGTAACTGGGTGGAGTCGTCGAGAGTGAGGTTAGGCGAGTTGTCGGGGTTGTCGGCTTCGCGGTAGAAGTTGGCGTGCATCTGCAGGCGGCCCAGCTGCTGGTAGTGGCTGGCCTGCACCAGCGAACGGGCGTAGTTGAAGTCGGAATACTCGAAATCGACCTTGATGCGGGTGTTGCTGGTGATGAGGTGGCGGGGCGAGAACGTCAGCTCGGCCTGGTTGTAGTCGATAACGTAGTCGAAATCGAAGCCCCGCGTCAGCAGCCGGCCATCTAGGTACACCCGCTCGGAGTTGGCCAGAATGATGATGAACTGCTCGCCGTTGGGCCCGCGCAGCCGGTACGGGCCCTGCACGTTCTCAATGGGCGCAATATCCACGCTGGCAAATTTGCCCTTGGCTACGCCTGCTGCCACCGAGGTAGTAGCAAAGGCCTCGCCGCGTTTAAGGGACAAGAGTGGCCCGTTGCGCCGTCCGGTGGTCGTTACGGTCTGGCTCACCCCATTGGGCCCGGTGCTGTTGGGGCTGAGGCCAGGGCGAGTAGGGTCAGCGGGTGGCCCGTTCTGGGGCTGGCCGGGCGGTGTGGGTACCGTGGGCGGGGCCGTCACGAAGGTACCTGTACTGGTGCCGGCCGCATTTGGGTATTGAATCAGCTGCGGGTTACTTACACCCGGCCCGCTACCGCCGCCAAAACCACCCACCGGCAGCTGCCCGAAGTTTACCTCCCCCGCCCCGCCCTGAATGTTCTTGTAGAAGCGCAGAAAGTAATCGGGCTTGTTGCGCAGCACCACGTCGCCCGCCGTCAGGTTCCAGCGCGGGTGGGTGAGGGTGATGTAAATCCGGTCAAATTCCTGGAGCTGCTGGGTATTGCCCTCGGGCTGAAACGGCACGTTCTGGTCGCTGATGGCGGCCGTCAGGTTGATCTGGTCTGTGAGTTTGCCTTCCAGCTGCAGGTTAAGCGAGGAATTGACAAATACGTTCTGGGAGTTGCCGAACGAGACACCCCGCGACAGGTTGCCGCTTTTGTTGATGCCCGGCGTGCTCAGAATCTGCTCCTTCACCGCAAAGTCCTCCATCCCGAACGAAGGCCGCCGCCAGAATTCCAGACTATCCATCAGTCGGCGCGGCCGCAGGTAGCGCGCCGCCGAGAGCTGCAGCGGCAGCACCCGGTAGCACACCTGCACCGAATCGGGGCCGCCGGGCAGCACGAGGTCGGGCTGGCCTGGCTCCGGGCTGGGCACCCGCCGCCCCGGCAGCACCAGCCGGTACCGGTCGAGGCGCGCATCATACCCTACCGAGCGGCCAGCCACGCTCACCGAAGCCGGTACAATGGTCAGAGTATCGCGCAGGGCAAACTCCGTGGTATCCCGGTCCGGCGCAAGGCGCACCCAAGCGCACCGGCGAGTACTGGGCGGGGCGTCGGGGCGTTGTTGGGCCCGGGCTGTTCCCACAACCAGCATTAGCCACCCCAGCAGTACGCACAAGCGCAGGAAGGAAGGCGTAGAGTTGCTGGTCATTCAGTAAAAATACGGAGCAGAAAAGCCGGGGCCGCTATAACGCCGAAAGGCCAAGAAAAGTCAGCCGCGGCGGAGATAAAAGTGAAGGTGTGCCGCCACTGGCTTTTCCCGGCTTTTCGCCCTGTCAGCGACTTCCTCACTCCTACCCGGCTAGCGGCAACTCAATGAAGAACTGCGTGCCTTGGCTTTCCTCGGTTTCAAACCAGATGTGGCCGCCAGCGCTTTCGATGCCGCGCCGGGCCACGGCCAGCCCAATGCCGGAGCCGGTTTCCTTGGTGGTAAAGTTGGGTACAAACACCTTGCTCTGCACGTCCTCCGGAATGCCGGTGCCATTGTCCTGAATGCCGATCCGCACCCGGTCGTGGCCTATGGCTTCCAGCGTAGCCACAATTTCAGGTGTGCGGCCCACGGGCATAGCCTGTAGAGCATTAATGAGTAGGTTGTTGAAGGTGCGTACTAACAGGCTTTCATCAGCAAATACCACGTAGCGGCCGGCATCGGCATCGGTGGGCAGCTCCAGCCTGATGTTATGGCCCTGACTACCCTGGTGCAGGCCTACGCAGCGCCGCAGAATAGGGGCCACATCAAGCCGCTCGGGGCGCATGGCGGGCAGGTTGGTGAAGTTGCTGAATGAGGTGGCAATGTCCGTGAGCACATCAATCTGGGTGATGAGTGTCTGGGATACCTTATTGATCAGCTCATCCAGGTTGGGGCGCTGGTCCTGCATGGCACGCTGCAGAAACTGTAGGCTCAGCTTCATGGGCGTGAGCGGGTTCTTGATTTCGTGGGCTACCTGCCGGGCCATTTCGCGCCAGGCGGCCTCTTTCTCCTGAGTGGCCAGCTCCAGCTTGCTCTCTTCCAGCTTCAGCAGCATCTGGTTGTACTCGCGCACCAGCAGCCCGATTTCGTCCTCCGATTCGTAGGCCAGCATCTCGTTCTGACCCGTTAGGGTGGTTTGCCGGAGCTTTTCGGTGATGAGCTTGAGCGGCTCCGTCAGAACCCGGGAGGCCACGAAGGCCAGCAGCAGAAACAGGATGAACATCAGGGTGAAGATGTTCAGGATAGTGGAAATCAGCTCCGTGAGCTTGTTATCCAGGTCTTTCTCGGAATCGAAGAACGGGATACCCACGTAGCCCACCACGGCCCCAGGCCGGCCCTGCCGTACGGTGCCGGCCCGCAACGGCAGATACAGCGCATTAAACGGCAACGTACCAGCCCGCTCCGTCAGCAGCACGCGCGGCTGCCCCTCTTCCGCCAGCGCCGACACAGCCTGCGGGTTCATGAGTGTACTAAGCAGACTGGCTTCGAAGATGAGCGGCTGGCTGCTTACCAGCAGTTCGCCGTGAGCATCGTAGAGGTTGAGGTCGGTTTCGGTGAGGGCGGCCACGTTTTCGGCCAGATCTACTAGGTCGGCCCGGTTGGCGTCATCGGTGAGCAGGGCCCGGTTTTTCAGCAGATTCTCCTGCACGGCCTGGCCCCGGCGCTGGTAGGAACGCAGCAGGTCACGCTTGTAGGAATTGGTGACCTGGCTGGCAATGGCCACGCTCACCACAATGAGGGGTACCAAAACGCCGAAGTTGAGGAACAGCTGAATTTTGGTACTGAAGTTGGTGCGCAATACCTCCCGGTAGTGCCCCCGTACCAGCAGCACAACCCCCATCAGCAGTAGCCAGCAGAAGCTGTAGAGCAAAAACAGGAACGAGAAATTGGCCAGCCAGTCAGAGAAAGAGTACATGGCCGTCGTCACGACTACCAGCCGGCCCGACCGGTCTGTACTGCGGACGGCCAGATGATGGTAGCCGTTCAGGGCCAGCCCCGTGGTGTAAAAACGCGCATCCCGGAACAGGGAGGGTGGCAACCGGTTCACGTAGTCGAAGTCTCCTTCGCTGTACACCATTCGGCCGTTTTCGTAGCCGGCGTAGCTCAGCTCAGTACCCAGCCGGGGCTGAAAGAACGCCTGGTCGATCAGCAACTCGGGCACTACACTATTGGCCGTGAGCTTTTTGAGCGTCAGCTCCAGCACAATGGTACTCGGGCGGGCAGTTTCGTCGGGGGCGGGCACGGTGATGAAGGCCACGTACCGCCGCGAGCTGAACGAGCGGCCCCCATCGCGCACCAAGTAGATGTTAGGATGGTCGGTAGGACGGGCGTTGCGCAGCAAATACTCGCGGGTAAGCGGCAGCGTTCCGCCAATAGCCACGCCCCGGCCCTCCGGGTTGAACAGCATCACCCGCACCTCGTACTTATCAAAATAGTCGCGCAGATAATACTTACCTACTTTCTGGCGAATCAGGTCGAGGTTGACGAACGGACTGGCCAGCATAGTGCGCAACACCGGGTCCCGGGCCATTTCCTGGCTGCGTTCCACCAGCAGATACTCCCCCTGCAGGTCGTTATCAGTGAGCAGGTTTCCGGCCAGGTTCTGCTTGTTGAGTTGCAGCTGTCGGTTAAAGTGCTCGTATTGTGCCAGAGCCCCTACTGCTGAGCTCACGCCCAGCATCAGGAAGATGAACAAGTATACCTGGTACGGCAGCACTGCTCCCGCCGATTTCAGGCCCGTTAGCCGCAATACCAGAAAAAACACCAGCGCAATGCCCAGCAACGTCAAGTGCACCTGCTCCAACCCCAACCCAACACTCAGAAAACACACCGTGCTGAGCAGCAGCAGCAGAATGCCTACCCGCCGCGTAGAGGGCCGCACAATGCCCGTAAACAGCTGTGACAACAGATAAAACCCGACCAAGTAGCTGCCGACGTGCAGGATAATAGCTACCCCGAGCAGCAGTTTGAAGCCGTTTACCTGGATATCCTGGGTGATATCGAGAATCAGCTGGGAATTGCTAAAGCTGCTGGTATAAAAGTCGAAAAGCAGCTCCAGCAGCCCGTAAAACGTCAGCACCGTTATGGCTCCTACCAGCACGCGCTGCCGCCAGCCACTCACCCGCTGCACCAGACGCAGCACACCATACCGCCGAAACAGTAGCAGCCCGTACCAGGCCAGCACCGCAAATAGCAGGGCATTCAGGAGCAGGTCGCCAAGTGAAGGCGAAAGCCAGGAGGCCGCATATACCCGCGGGTCGAACAGCTTCACTTCCAGAAAGGAAAAGGGCAGCCCCAGGTAGAGCATGGCTCCCCGGAAGAACAGCAGCGGCAATATCACCAGCGCCACTCCCTGCAGCACTAGGCCCTGGCCAAAACGATGGCCGGCCAGCAGCAGCCACCCTGCCACATATAGGCCAAAACCTAGTAGCAACAGGGCCAACGGCAGGTATTTGCCGGTAATGGGATCGGCCTGCAGACTCTCGATGGAGAACAGGTAGTTGCCTTCATTCGATACCAGTCGGGGCAGATTGGTGGGTTTCGCCAACTTCTCCACTACCAGCCGCACGTTCTGCCCCTGAAAGATACCCTGCCCGTTACCGTCGCGCAGGTACCGGTTGCTGATGCCGTAGCTGATTTCCAGCGGAATATAGGTCAGTACCGTATACGGGCCTTCTACGTGGCGCAACGCCAGAAACTTCCCGAACCGGGTTTCCAGCAGCCGCTCGTGGAAGCGTTGCAAGGCTTGCTCCGCGTCAGGGCGGATAGTGTGGTCGGACCAGTACACCACTTCCTCACCCCGGAAAATAAACGTGGGATACGTAGTATGGCTGGTGAGGCTGCGGAAGCTCACGCGGCCCGTGGCCAGCCGTTGCAGCAAATCCGTTGATTCCCGCTCGCCCGTCAGCTCTGCCTCCATCAGCACCTCCTGCAGCCGGGTAGCCGACGCCTGCAACACTACTTCCGGGTTCTGACTGTACCGGTTGCTGAAATATGCGCCGGCAAAGCACAACATGGCCAGCAGCAACAGCAGAACCGGAGTCAGGCGAAGGAATTTCAAATGAATAGACGACTGATGAACCCGGGACACTACAACCTTAGTACCAAACAAAAATGCCGCCCTGCGGCGGCATTTCCTAACCAATTAGTAAGCAGGCCCCGTCAGGTCCTATTGGCGTACCGTTTATCGTAGCGCACACCGCCAAACAGATACAGCATCAAAGTACGGGAATAGCGCAAACTGAGCGGGGTAAACAACAGGGCCACAACGGCTACTGCTGTAGTATATACCCATGTATCCGGGTCGCCGAGCAGGTAGTATACCGCCAGTCCCACCACCAGCATAATTCCGGTGGAGAAGGCAAAGCTGATGTACATGGCTCCCCAATAAAATCCGGGTTCCGGCTCGTACGCCTGGCCGCATATGGGGCAGGCCGGCGGCATTTCCGTGAAATGAGCCAGGTTAAGTGCCGAATGCGTGAATAGCTGCCCTTGGCGGCAACGCGGGCACCGTTGGTTGAGAATACCCGTCAGCGTAGAATCCATATCAGGCCTGAACCGTGGCTTTTTTCTTCTGTTGCTGGCTGTGCCGGTACCAGAAGAAGCCCACTGTCCCGATCAGTACGTAAGGAATTGTCATCAGGTACAGAATACCTTTGTTAAGGCCCGTGGTATCATAGCCGTCCTTTTCCTGACGCGAGGCTTCCACCTGCGTTTTGCACATCGTGCACTGAGCCCGAGACGTGAGCGGAAGAGCGCTGAGCAGCAGCGCAATTATCAACGTCAGAAACCCTCCAAATGCTGCCTTTTTCATGGTACTCGGCTGAATGTGATATATATGTAACCCTAAACCGACAGCCAGGGTTCGACCCATGACAGTAGGTTTATGAGAGAAACTGATCAGTTGTAATAGGGCGAAATCATGAAATACACGATAACGCCCGTTACCGACACATATAGCCACACCGGATACGTCCAGCGGGCAATGCGGCGGTGCTTCTGAAACTGCTCGGTAAGTGCGAAATACAGTGTGAACAACACAAGGCCTACTGTTATAGCCGCCAGTAGAATGTGCGTCAGCAGGATGAAGTAGTAGATACCTTTTATCAGGCCTTCTCCTCCAAACTTAGTGCTAGCCACCTGCGAATGATAGGCTACATACGACACCAAGAACAACGAGCCCAGCAGAAACGCCAGTCCCATCATGGCCCGATGCTTCGCTACGTCTTTGCGGCGTATGAAGTAGTACCCGATGACCAGGAATACCGCCGTCAGCGAGTTCAGTACCGCGTTGACAGCAGGCAGAGCCTTCACATTCAGGCCCGGAATCACAAACACGCCCGGCAAAAAATACAGGATAGCCACCGCCACCGGAATGATGGCGGCTAGGGCCCCCATCAGGATTTTGTACTTGGTAAACCCGGCAGGGTTAGTGGTTGGCTCAGGGGTGCTCATAGGTGTAAAGCAAAACTTCGATTTCGGTGATAAGACGGTTCACATCCCGCTCCTTGATGCCATCATAGCGGCCCCGTACGTTGCCGTTGCGGTCTACCAGAAAGAGCGTCTGGCTGTGAACAAGCGAAGAGCCGCTATCCTCCGAGGACGGCAATCGAAACTCCTCCGTAGCTAACCGGGAAAGGGCCGTTTTGTCACCGGTTAGGAAAAACCACTTGCCGGCTATGGCTCCGTACTGCTCTGCGTACCGGGCCAGTACTGCGGCCGAGTCGCGGGCGGGGTCTACTGTGAAAGAAGCCAGCCGTACCCGTGGATCCTGCCGAAACTTCTCCTGTACCCGTACCAGTTGGCTATTCAGGCGCGGGCAGGCTCCGGGGCAGCTGGTAAAAAAGAAGCTGGCCACGTACAGGCCCTCACTGCGTAGCTCCGCCCCCGTTACCTGCCGTCCCGACTGGGACACAAACTGGAAATCACCAATTCGGTGAAAAACAGTATCGCGCTGCCACTTCCCGTCAACCTGCATGGAGTCCACACGGTCGGGCAGGTAAGTTGGCAGCGCGTAACGGTTGGTACCAAAGCTTTTCAGGAACAGAAAAGCCAGAACCGGAACTAGCAGGATAAGGCCCAACAGCAAAATTTGTTGGGGCCGCATCCGTTAGAATATGGCGTTGTGGATGGCGTTGCCTTCCGTGATAAGGGCAACCAGCAGCCAGATTAGCAACGACATTGGAATCAGAATTGTCCAGATCAACCCTTTGGTTTCATGCTTCAGGTGCATGAATTCGGCCACGATGAAGAAGGCCTTGCAAATGGTGAGGATGATAAAGATGGAGTTGCGCAGCGTGCTGGCAGGCATCACAAAGGCAATAACAAATTCCAAAGCCGTAATGGCCGTGATAACCCAGAAGGTTTTCCAGATCCAGGCCGTATTAGGCTTGGCAATTTCGCCGGTATGGGCGGGATGTTCAGGCGCGTGGTGAGCCATGATGGTAGAGAGTAGCTGAATGAAGGAGTAACCGGGCCGAAAAAGCCGGTAGCTGAACACCCTCGGCGGGCACTCAGCTACTGTAGTTACGCCGAAAAGTTAAACGAGGTAGAAGAAGGTGAAAACAAACACCCACACCAAATCCACAAAGTGCCAGTACAGGCCAATTTTCTCTACCATCTCGTAGTGACCACGCTTCTCGAACGTGCCATTGGTGGTAGCAATGAAGCAGTAAATCAACAGGCAGATGCCGGAGAATACGTGGGTACCATGGAAACCGGTAATGAAAAAGAACAGGTCGGCGAATAGCACCGGGCCGTACTGATTCACGGCTAGGTTGGCGCCGAAGAACCGCGTACCGTCGTTCATCAGGGTGCCTTCATCGGTGCCACCAATAAAGTGGCTCCACTCCCAAGCCTGGCAGCTTACGAAAATAGTACCGAACAGAATCGTCCACAGCAGCCATTTCTGCACGTCTTTCTTGTCGAAACGGTGACCAGCTTCTACGGCCAGTACCATCGTTACCGACGAGAAAATCAAGATCATCGTCATCAAGGCCACAAACGCCAGTGGCAGATCTACGCCATGCAGGCCTGGGAAGGAGTTAAATACCTTCTCCGGTATGGGCCAGTAATTTGACGAGAACTTGAATGCCTCGGCAGTGCCTTCATAGGCCAGATGGCGGTGACGGATCAGGCCGTAGGTGGTCAGGAAGGCGGCGAATGTAAAGGCATCCGACAGCAGGAAGAACCACATCATCAGCTTGCCGTAGCTGGCGTTGAAAGGCTCGTTCCCGCCGTCCCAGGTGCCGGTACGCGGCTTATCCAGGGCGGAGTCAGAAATTACCTGCGTCGTGGAAATGGTGGACATAGCGTGCGGGGGGTTGACAAAAATCAATGATTCAAAAGTAGGAACAAATACAGGTACAACCAAAGCACGCCCAAGAAGTGCCAGTAGATGGTCACGTTGCCGATGGAGAGCATCTGGCGAGAATGCACCTGATAATGAAAGCTTTTACGCAATACGATGGCCAAAAAGATAAGCCCCGTAATCAAGTGAAAACCGTGGACACCAGTCAATACATACAGAAATGAGCCGGAAGGGTTGGCATCGGTGCCTGCAAAAAAGATCCGCTGGCTTACTAGCTGGTTCCACATGAGCCATTGACCGGCTAAAAAAGCCAGCCCCAATCCCAGCGTGGCAACCAACGCTATACGCACCTGGGCCAAGTTGTCTTTGCGGGCAGCCAGCCATGCCCACTGCACCGTGACGGAGCTGAGCGCAATAACAAGAGTAGTATACAGGAAGCCGGCCGGCAAGGTGAATTCCAGCCAGTTGCCCTCATTGCGGCGCACAATGTAAGCACTAGTGTAAGCTGCGAAAATCATGAAGACGCTGACCATCATCAGCATCAGCAGGAAACGAGCCGGATGAATTCCGGTAGCGGGCTGCTTGGTATTTAAAGCTTCTGAAGGATGCATATTTTTCTAAAGAAGTGAGAAGGGAAACAGGAGAAGTGAGTTGAATTCTAACAGACCGAAGGAGGCTTTTGTCTCGCCTTCTGATGCTTATTTCTCACTTCTGGCAAAACGCTACATTTTATCCAGCACCAGAGCAATCTGCACGATGGGCAGATACAGGAAAGAGCCGAACATAATACTCATGGCCGCTTTCTTACTCACCGTGCGCATGAGGTAAAATGTCTGCATCAGGAACAAAACGCCGCAGATGGCGGCCACCATTGGGTACACCGTGCCCGTCATACCAAAATAAAACGGTAGCAGGCTCAGCGGAATCAGGACCAGCGTATAGGTCATAATCTGGAAAGCTGTACGCAGGTCTTTTTTACCGGGGGTAGGTAGCATTTTGAAGCCGGCCTTCTTGTAGTCATCGTCAAGCACCCAGGCAATTGCCCAGAAATGGGGGAATTGCCACATAAACTGAATACCGAACAGAATCCAGCCCTGCGGTCCTAACAGCCCCGTGGCGGCCACCCAACCGATAAGCGGTGGTAACCCACCCGGAATGGCTCCTACAGCCACACAAATCGGGGAAATAGTTTTAAGCGGCGTGTACACAAACCCATATAGGATCAGGGAAACCAACGCTAGGGCTGCCGCCAGCGGATTAAAGAAATAGGTTAGAATCCCCAACCCTGCAACACCAAGCACCACCACAAATACCCAAGCATCCGAAGGTGTGATGATTCCCAGCGGCAAGGGCCGCTGGGCCGTCCGTTTCATCTGCCGGTCTAAGTCAATTTCGAAAATCTGGTTGATGGTATTGGCTGAACCGGTAACGGCCAGGCCGCCCAGCATCACCAACAAGGCCCGGCCCCAATCCAGTTCGTGCGCGCCCAACAGGTACCCAATGGCACTGGAAAAGGCTACTGTGAGAGCCAGCCTGAACTTGAGTAACTGAAAAAAAGCCTTGGCCTTGCTCATCAACTGTTGAAAACAGATTGCGCGGCGAAAAAGTCCGCCAAACGGGGCCGCAAAGTTACGCAACAACGGCCGGAGTAGCCGCCTGCCGCTGCAACTTAGTGGCCTGATTGTAGGCTACCACCGTTAGTACTTGTGCACCGAACAACAGCGTAGCTAATGTCAGGTGGATTGGTTGCACAGCTGCCGGGAAAGCCAGATAAGCTAGAATGATGCCGGCCAATATTTCCCCTCCTATCAGTCCCAGAATAGCCGTAGCAAGCCTGTGCAAGCGCCGGGAAGGCATTCGGTATAGTTGATAGGCGACATACAGGTTCACGAGTAACAACACCGCCGAGAACGTCCGATGGAAGCGGAACACGCCGCCTACCTGTTCTACCCAATCTGCTCGGTTCAGATAGTTGGCGGCGGAGGCCACTAGGTCTATCTGCTCACGGACCTGAGTACCCAGTACAATCTGTCCAAAGGTAAGCAGCACCGCTACCCATAGCCATGCTACCAACCCAGGTACCGAACTCAATGGTTGTGGCTCCACCTCGGTACCACGCTGTGAGCGGTCCACGGCGTACAGCAGCATGGCCACAATTACCAAAGCCAGCCCCATATGGATAGTCACCATAATGGGCAGCAGATTGGTGGAAACCACTAGAGAGCCTAACCAGCCCTGCACCCCAGTTAACAGGAAAGCCCCGAAAGCCAGCCAGAATACCGGCCTGTCACGCTGCCAATACGGCAGCGCGAATACTACCGTCCCGAACACAAACAAGCCAATCAGTGCGCCTATCAGTCTGTTGATGTACTCAATCCACGTCTTTACCGGATTGAAATCAGTCTCGATGTACTGCGTGGGATGAGCAAAAATCTCCCCCGCTACCTGCTGAAAACCCATACGCTCCAGCTTAGCTGCCAACTTCTTGTTCTTCTCAACCCGCTGGGCAGTATAGATTTCCTTGTAATTAGGGGGCAGCTGATTGATGTTCGTGGGAGGAATCCAAGTACCGAAACACTTGGGCCAATCGGGACAGCCCATGCCGGAACCGGTACTCCTTACTACACCTCCCACCAAGATCAGAACATACACCGCCGCTACCGTCAGGAAGCCCACGAATCGAAAGCGGCGCACGAATGCAGGAATTACCATGCTGTTTGTCTATGCAAATGAATTCATCATACAGACCACTGAATCGGCAGACTGTTTAAAAAATAAGGGAAATTCAAAGCCGGCACGGCCGGTCCGAATTTCCCTCTGAGAACTAATAAAGACGGGCCGCCGTGAATACAGCGGCCCGTTTTCAGGTAGGCTAATGTGCAGTGCACATTATTCCATTTCTTTCTCGTACGGCAGGTTTGATGACTGCGTCTGCGAGTACGGAATATTTTGCGGGATGAAATCTTCGGCAGCACCAGGCTTGCTGTAGTCGTACGGCCAGCGGTGAACGGCCGGAATAGCACCGGGCCAGTTGCCGTGTACGGGCTCTACAGGCGTAGTCCACTCCAAAGTCGTCGAGTTCCAGGGGTTCTCAGTAGCGCGACGGCCACGGAAGATGCTGTAGAAGAAGTTGAAGATGAAGATGAACTGACCAACAAAGGCAATAATAGCCGCTATCGAAATGAACTTATTTAGGTCAGCAAACTGGCTGAACGTATCGAAACCAGTCCAAGCATAATAACGACGGGGGAAACCGGCAATACCAACATAGTGCATCGGCAGGAATACTAGGTACACGCCGATGAAAGTTAACCAGAAGTGGATGTATCCCAGTTTCTCGTCCATCATCCGACCAAACATCTTGGGGAACCAGTGGTAAACACCAGCCCACAAACCGAAGAAAGCCGAGGAACCCATTACCAAGTGGAAGTGAGCTACCACAAAGTATGTATTGTGCATCTGGATGTCCAACGCGGCGTTACCTAGAACGATACCCGTCAGACCACCAGCAATGAACAACGACACGAAGCCGATGGAAAACAACATGGCCGTAGTGAAGCGGATGTTACCGCGCCACAAAGTAGCCAGCCAGTTGAAGGTTTTCACTGCTGAAGGAACAGCAATGATTAGCGTCAGGAACATGAACACTGAGCCCAAAAATGGGTTCATGCCGGTTACGAACATGTGGTGAGCCCACACGATGAAAGACAGCAGAGAAATACCAAGCAGTGAGCCAATCATAGCACGATAACCAAAGATCGGCTTA containing:
- a CDS encoding COX15/CtaA family protein, yielding MVIPAFVRRFRFVGFLTVAAVYVLILVGGVVRSTGSGMGCPDWPKCFGTWIPPTNINQLPPNYKEIYTAQRVEKNKKLAAKLERMGFQQVAGEIFAHPTQYIETDFNPVKTWIEYINRLIGALIGLFVFGTVVFALPYWQRDRPVFWLAFGAFLLTGVQGWLGSLVVSTNLLPIMVTIHMGLALVIVAMLLYAVDRSQRGTEVEPQPLSSVPGLVAWLWVAVLLTFGQIVLGTQVREQIDLVASAANYLNRADWVEQVGGVFRFHRTFSAVLLLVNLYVAYQLYRMPSRRLHRLATAILGLIGGEILAGIILAYLAFPAAVQPIHLTLATLLFGAQVLTVVAYNQATKLQRQAATPAVVA